One stretch of Candidatus Binatia bacterium DNA includes these proteins:
- a CDS encoding patatin, producing the protein MQAQRSPRIAIVLSGGGARGAYEAGVLAYLLEELPLKLGRRVHFDIITGTSVGAVHAVYLGAHEPDADVARRLRQVWLSLSLERVFTPRRVGDLVRAPLRLLGLGAQPPPLPPTRSGVPERLPGLFDTSWLEEIILASINWDQLRKRLESGELQALALGATEIATGRSVVFVDCGGRPFSPWGHDPFIVARPTQIGPAHALASAAIPLFFPALRIDRTYYCDGGLRLNTPLAPAVRMGADKVLVVSLRHPRPPEEEDRLARKREATYNSLTYLAGKALNALLIDRVEQDVQRLRAINAIFEKGIELYGLEFLDRMNAALMKERGSPYRIVEDCLIHPSRDLGEIAAECMRHRSRGASLREWLSRNVAWMVTRGTITEADLLSYIYFDSCYAAHLMELGWQDAARAAPDLLRFFGNADGGKRSSGTRSA; encoded by the coding sequence ATGCAGGCGCAAAGAAGCCCGCGAATCGCGATTGTACTCTCTGGCGGTGGGGCGCGTGGTGCCTACGAAGCCGGAGTGCTCGCGTACTTGCTCGAGGAGCTGCCGCTCAAGCTCGGGCGGCGGGTCCACTTCGATATTATCACGGGCACCAGTGTCGGCGCCGTGCACGCGGTGTATTTGGGCGCACACGAGCCGGATGCGGACGTCGCACGGAGGCTCCGGCAAGTGTGGCTCTCGCTCTCGCTGGAGCGCGTGTTCACGCCGCGCCGCGTGGGCGACCTGGTACGCGCCCCCTTGAGGTTGCTGGGCCTCGGCGCGCAGCCCCCGCCGTTGCCACCGACACGCAGCGGCGTGCCGGAACGACTGCCGGGTTTGTTCGACACGAGCTGGCTCGAGGAAATTATTCTGGCCAGCATTAATTGGGACCAGTTGCGAAAACGCCTCGAGTCCGGCGAACTCCAGGCACTTGCGCTCGGGGCAACCGAGATCGCCACCGGGCGATCGGTCGTGTTCGTCGATTGCGGGGGGCGGCCATTTTCGCCTTGGGGGCACGATCCGTTCATCGTTGCGCGTCCGACTCAAATTGGCCCCGCGCACGCGCTGGCGTCGGCAGCCATTCCGCTGTTCTTCCCCGCCTTGCGCATTGACCGCACCTACTACTGCGATGGCGGCCTGCGCTTGAACACACCCCTGGCACCGGCTGTGCGAATGGGGGCGGACAAGGTTTTGGTCGTCAGCCTGCGCCACCCTCGGCCCCCTGAAGAAGAAGATCGCCTCGCCCGCAAACGGGAGGCCACGTACAACAGTCTCACCTATCTGGCGGGTAAGGCCTTGAACGCGCTGCTCATTGACCGCGTCGAGCAGGATGTACAACGGTTGCGCGCGATCAATGCAATTTTCGAGAAAGGGATCGAGTTGTACGGGCTCGAGTTTCTCGATCGCATGAACGCTGCCCTGATGAAGGAACGCGGCAGTCCCTATCGGATCGTGGAGGATTGCCTGATCCATCCTTCACGCGATCTGGGGGAAATCGCCGCCGAATGCATGCGACACCGCTCGCGCGGCGCTTCGCTGCGCGAATGGCTGAGCCGCAACGTGGCGTGGATGGTGACCCGCGGCACCATCACGGAAGCAGATTTACTTTCGTACATCTATTTCGATTCCTGTTACGCCGCACACCTAATGGAACTGGGCTGGCAAGATGCCGCTCGCGCCGCGCCCGACTTACTGCGTTTCTTCGGAAACGCAGACGGAGGGAAACGGAGTTCAGGGACTCGAAGCGCATAA
- a CDS encoding aspartate aminotransferase family protein, protein MPENVHRFAPRHLVCGFASPYQIMQQGTLRLTKGRGIYVWDQHGRRYIDGLASLWNVAVGHGQPSIPRAVARQMHQIAYAPTLLGFSSHPAEELARRIVKLAPRGLTRVLFTSGGSEANESVIRLVRLYWRLKGHPEKYRIVTLNRGYHGSSTGAASLTGLPYFHQYYEPLLDGVLRLPRPHCGQCDLDLQYPSCQLACAEELEQLIRREGAHTIGAVLVEPVQGVGGVIVPPDGYHQRLREICSRYDILFACDEVITGFGRLGYPFGIQRWRVAPDLISFAKGVTSGYLPLGGVLLREEIYRTLVEAGPDFSLHHGFTYSGHPAVCAAALANLNLMRRRRLMSRARRLESYFARLLDRLRRWDVVKDIRVIGLMAAVECNSASAAGSGQWPFAIRLRQACLERGLILRASGDSVVLCPPLVVKASELRQIVELLDQALEAVATGGNGADRETQRANG, encoded by the coding sequence ATGCCAGAAAACGTGCATCGTTTTGCCCCCCGTCATTTGGTTTGCGGTTTTGCCTCACCGTACCAAATCATGCAGCAAGGTACGCTGCGGCTGACCAAGGGGCGGGGGATTTACGTTTGGGACCAACATGGCCGCCGCTACATTGACGGGCTAGCGTCATTGTGGAACGTGGCCGTTGGGCACGGGCAGCCCAGTATCCCGCGAGCGGTTGCCCGGCAAATGCATCAAATTGCTTATGCGCCCACCTTGCTGGGGTTTTCGTCCCACCCGGCGGAGGAGCTGGCCCGGCGGATCGTCAAGTTAGCCCCCCGGGGGCTTACTCGGGTGTTGTTCACCTCCGGTGGTTCGGAGGCCAACGAGTCGGTCATCCGGTTGGTGCGCCTGTACTGGCGGCTCAAGGGCCATCCAGAAAAATACCGGATCGTGACCTTGAATCGCGGCTATCACGGCTCGTCCACCGGAGCTGCGAGTCTGACCGGGCTTCCGTATTTCCACCAGTACTACGAGCCGCTTCTCGATGGGGTGCTGCGGCTGCCGCGCCCGCATTGCGGGCAGTGCGACCTCGACCTCCAGTATCCGTCGTGCCAGCTCGCTTGCGCCGAGGAGCTGGAGCAACTCATCCGGCGCGAAGGTGCGCACACGATCGGTGCCGTACTCGTGGAGCCGGTTCAAGGTGTGGGCGGTGTGATCGTACCGCCGGATGGTTATCACCAGCGGCTCCGGGAGATTTGCTCGCGCTACGATATCCTATTCGCTTGCGACGAGGTCATTACCGGATTTGGCCGCCTCGGGTACCCGTTTGGAATCCAGCGCTGGCGAGTTGCTCCGGACCTGATCTCGTTCGCCAAGGGTGTCACCAGCGGTTATCTGCCGCTGGGTGGGGTGTTGCTCCGCGAAGAAATCTACCGCACCCTCGTAGAAGCCGGCCCGGATTTTTCTCTCCACCACGGCTTTACCTACTCGGGACATCCGGCGGTATGTGCGGCGGCGTTAGCGAACTTGAATCTCATGCGCCGGCGGCGGTTGATGTCGCGGGCTCGCCGGCTGGAGTCTTACTTTGCGCGCTTGCTCGATCGCCTGCGCCGCTGGGACGTCGTGAAGGACATTCGAGTCATTGGGCTTATGGCCGCAGTGGAATGCAACAGCGCTTCCGCAGCGGGCAGCGGGCAGTGGCCGTTCGCCATTCGTCTCCGCCAGGCATGCTTGGAACGCGGGCTGATCCTGCGGGCCAGCGGCGACAGCGTAGTCTTGTGTCCGCCGCTGGTCGTGAAGGCGTCCGAGTTGCGGCAAATCGTCGAGTTGCTGGACCAAGCTCTGGAAGCCGTCGCTACCGGTGGGAACGGGGCGGACCGCGAAACGCAGCGGGCTAACGGTTGA
- the argC gene encoding N-acetyl-gamma-glutamyl-phosphate reductase, translating to MRAKVYVDGQEGTTGLRIRDWLSWRGDLEVILLPHARRKDAEARYEAMAAADVVILCLPDEAAREAAHWATKAGTRLIDASTAHRTHPEWVYGLPELGAEQEAAIRGAQRVANPGCYATGFILLLRPLIDVGLLDRTAPVVCHALSGYSGGGRALIERWEDPQRGLSQLPYEAPYALQRRHKHIPEMMRYSGLQTEPYFEPAVGPFRCGMRVQIPVHAQWLRGSPYDAWRVLAERYEGQPFVHIAPYSENGDLDEQSLSPLACNDTNRVRLHAIPHPSGHVLLVAILDNLGKGAAGSAIQNLNLMLGMPADTGLPG from the coding sequence ATGCGCGCGAAAGTTTACGTGGACGGCCAAGAGGGTACTACAGGACTGCGGATTCGCGATTGGCTTTCCTGGCGCGGTGATCTGGAAGTGATCCTTTTACCGCATGCGCGGCGGAAAGATGCGGAGGCCCGTTACGAAGCGATGGCCGCGGCCGACGTCGTGATCTTGTGCCTCCCCGACGAAGCAGCGCGCGAAGCGGCTCACTGGGCAACAAAAGCGGGAACGCGGCTGATTGATGCCAGCACGGCGCACCGCACCCACCCGGAGTGGGTGTACGGTTTACCCGAGCTCGGCGCTGAGCAAGAAGCTGCCATTCGGGGTGCACAGCGGGTCGCGAATCCAGGCTGCTATGCAACTGGCTTTATTTTGCTGCTTCGCCCCCTGATTGACGTGGGCTTGCTCGATCGCACGGCGCCCGTTGTCTGCCACGCTTTGTCCGGATACTCGGGAGGTGGCCGGGCACTCATCGAACGTTGGGAAGATCCCCAACGAGGGTTGAGTCAACTCCCGTACGAGGCTCCCTACGCCCTGCAACGCAGGCACAAACATATTCCCGAGATGATGCGCTACAGCGGCCTTCAAACCGAGCCCTACTTCGAGCCGGCGGTAGGGCCCTTTCGCTGCGGCATGCGGGTGCAAATCCCCGTGCATGCGCAATGGCTGCGGGGCTCGCCATACGATGCCTGGCGTGTGCTCGCCGAGCGTTACGAAGGGCAACCGTTCGTGCACATAGCCCCGTACAGCGAAAATGGCGACCTCGATGAACAGTCGCTAAGCCCCCTCGCATGCAACGACACCAACCGAGTGCGCCTCCATGCCATTCCCCATCCCTCCGGTCATGTGCTGTTGGTCGCCATTCTCGACAACCTCGGGAAAGGTGCGGCAGGAAGCGCCATTCAAAACTTGAACCTGATGCTCGGCATGCCTGCGGACACCGGTTTGCCAGGCTAA
- a CDS encoding SAM-dependent methyltransferase, with amino-acid sequence MDEAKLNDFMGKLLNDMSGAAMWASVLVGDELGLYKAMAGSEPLTPEELAQRTHCQPRLVREWLCAQAAAGYVEVKEGRFRLPEEQALALAVEDSPVYVAGGAQVLASLFLDKDKIIDAMRGSGALSWGEHHPCLFLGAERFFRPGYRTHLVTEWLPALRGVVRKLKAGATVADVGCGHGASTILMARAYSASRFFGFDFHAASVDTARTRAQENGVAERVTFEVRTAKDYPARNYDLICFFDCLHDMGDPVGAARHAFETLASDGTVLLVEPFAGDRLEENLTPVGRLFYAASTFICTPNSLSQEVGLGLGAQAGEARLREVFMEAGFTRFRRAAQTPFNLIFEAQK; translated from the coding sequence ATGGACGAGGCGAAGCTCAACGACTTCATGGGAAAGCTTCTCAACGACATGAGCGGTGCGGCCATGTGGGCCAGCGTTCTCGTTGGCGACGAACTCGGCTTGTACAAGGCAATGGCTGGAAGCGAACCGCTTACGCCCGAAGAGTTGGCGCAACGTACCCATTGCCAACCGCGGCTGGTTCGGGAGTGGCTTTGCGCTCAGGCCGCCGCCGGTTACGTAGAGGTCAAGGAAGGTCGCTTCCGCCTCCCGGAAGAACAGGCGTTGGCGCTCGCGGTCGAAGACTCGCCCGTATACGTTGCGGGCGGTGCCCAGGTTTTAGCCAGCCTGTTTTTGGACAAGGACAAGATCATTGATGCCATGCGAGGCAGTGGGGCACTTTCCTGGGGCGAACACCACCCCTGTTTGTTTCTCGGCGCCGAGCGGTTCTTCCGGCCGGGCTATCGCACTCACCTTGTGACAGAATGGCTGCCAGCGCTTCGTGGTGTGGTACGCAAACTAAAAGCGGGGGCCACAGTGGCCGACGTCGGGTGCGGACACGGAGCCTCGACCATCCTGATGGCTCGGGCGTATAGCGCGTCGCGCTTTTTTGGGTTCGACTTTCACGCAGCATCTGTCGACACAGCCCGCACCCGAGCGCAGGAAAACGGGGTTGCGGAACGCGTGACCTTCGAGGTCCGAACTGCCAAGGACTATCCGGCCCGCAACTATGACTTGATTTGCTTTTTCGATTGCCTCCACGACATGGGCGACCCTGTGGGCGCAGCCCGTCACGCGTTCGAAACATTGGCCTCGGATGGCACGGTACTCCTAGTGGAGCCCTTCGCCGGCGATCGTTTGGAGGAGAACCTTACCCCTGTAGGGCGTTTGTTTTATGCTGCATCCACGTTCATCTGTACGCCGAATTCCCTATCACAGGAGGTTGGTCTCGGCCTGGGCGCACAAGCCGGAGAAGCACGCTTGCGCGAAGTGTTCATGGAGGCGGGCTTCACGCGTTTCCGCCGCGCAGCTCAAACCCCATTCAACCTGATTTTCGAGGCCCAAAAATAG
- a CDS encoding diacylglycerol kinase yields the protein MAKLRVIQWATGHVGKHALRAILRHPELELVGVWVSSPEKAGRDVGELCGLGATGIRATGDAEALVRAEADCVCYTGATDYRPVEAIEDMCRLLASGKNVVTSSFVPLIYPWQVVPAFAQQLEEACQRGGSSFYCSGIDPGFSPDALPITLSSLCERIDSIRSQEIFNYATYDQPQTLFEVMGFGQPPGTPVPLLVPGALSMAWGASVRMVADALGVTLDGIEQRHEVEVAPEDFEISCGKIQKGTVAALRFEVMGMVRGEPRIVVEHVTRLRDDLAPHWPKGVGPGTYRVTIEGMPSLRCDLQVGFHSADHNIDGCVATAMRLVNAIPAVCRSTPGVKTYLDLPLTPGRHALR from the coding sequence ATGGCAAAGCTTCGGGTCATACAATGGGCGACGGGCCACGTTGGCAAGCATGCGTTACGGGCGATCCTCCGGCACCCGGAACTGGAACTGGTCGGAGTGTGGGTGTCGAGCCCCGAAAAGGCCGGACGCGACGTCGGCGAACTCTGCGGGCTCGGGGCGACTGGCATCCGCGCCACTGGCGACGCCGAGGCTTTGGTCCGCGCCGAGGCGGATTGTGTTTGTTACACCGGCGCGACGGATTATCGGCCGGTGGAGGCAATCGAGGACATGTGCCGGCTGTTGGCGTCCGGAAAGAACGTAGTCACCAGTTCGTTCGTTCCCTTGATCTATCCGTGGCAAGTCGTGCCCGCATTCGCGCAGCAACTGGAGGAAGCTTGCCAGCGTGGGGGATCGAGTTTTTACTGTTCGGGGATCGATCCGGGCTTTTCCCCGGACGCGTTGCCCATCACGCTGTCGAGTTTGTGCGAGCGAATCGACTCGATTCGCTCGCAGGAAATTTTCAACTACGCGACCTACGATCAGCCGCAAACGCTCTTCGAGGTCATGGGGTTCGGTCAGCCTCCAGGTACGCCCGTGCCCCTGCTCGTTCCGGGAGCGTTATCCATGGCATGGGGTGCTTCGGTGCGCATGGTGGCCGACGCCTTGGGAGTGACGCTGGACGGTATCGAACAGCGTCACGAGGTCGAAGTGGCGCCCGAGGACTTCGAGATTTCCTGCGGGAAGATCCAAAAGGGAACCGTGGCGGCATTGCGTTTCGAAGTCATGGGCATGGTGCGTGGCGAGCCGCGCATCGTGGTGGAGCACGTGACGCGATTGCGCGACGACTTGGCTCCACATTGGCCGAAAGGGGTGGGTCCGGGCACCTACCGGGTGACCATCGAAGGTATGCCCTCGCTGCGGTGCGATTTGCAGGTTGGTTTTCACAGCGCCGATCACAACATCGATGGCTGTGTGGCCACGGCCATGCGCCTGGTCAACGCGATCCCTGCGGTGTGCCGCTCCACCCCGGGGGTGAAGACGTACCTCGATTTACCGCTCACGCCTGGCCGCCACGCGCTTCGTTGA
- a CDS encoding membrane protein produces the protein MHYFPITAAFVLLLLLLLVVAFVAIEIGVIEYAYERIGIERRYIFSLLLLSLLGSYINIPIAEVPGGTRVEQEIVRFFGMSYVVPVITHRPHTIVAINVGGAVIPTLVSLYLTFKQHLFLRAVAAVASVAVITHFLAYPVRGVGIAVPIFVPPAVAAIVAVVLCRHRAPALAYVRGSLGTLIGADLLNLDKVAGLGAPVASIGGAGTFDGVFLSGILAALLA, from the coding sequence ATGCATTATTTCCCAATCACCGCCGCCTTCGTCTTGCTGCTTTTGTTGCTCCTGGTCGTGGCGTTCGTTGCCATTGAGATCGGCGTGATCGAGTATGCGTACGAGCGCATTGGCATCGAGCGCCGATATATCTTCAGCTTGCTCTTGTTGTCGCTGCTCGGGAGCTACATCAACATCCCGATTGCCGAGGTACCCGGGGGAACACGAGTCGAGCAAGAGATCGTACGCTTTTTTGGTATGTCCTACGTTGTGCCAGTCATCACCCACAGGCCGCACACGATTGTGGCGATCAACGTCGGCGGAGCTGTCATCCCCACTTTGGTCTCCCTTTACCTGACCTTCAAGCAGCACTTGTTTCTGCGCGCTGTTGCGGCGGTTGCTTCCGTGGCGGTGATTACGCACTTTTTGGCTTACCCGGTTCGGGGCGTGGGGATTGCTGTTCCGATCTTTGTACCGCCAGCAGTGGCCGCGATCGTAGCGGTGGTGCTGTGTCGGCATCGTGCGCCTGCGCTTGCATACGTCCGCGGCAGTCTCGGCACCTTGATTGGTGCGGATTTGCTGAATCTCGACAAGGTCGCGGGGCTGGGCGCACCTGTGGCTTCGATTGGCGGCGCTGGGACGTTCGACGGCGTTTTTCTGTCGGGAATCCTCGCGGCTTTGCTTGCGTGA
- a CDS encoding NAD(P)H quinone oxidoreductase, translating to MKAVVCDRPGNEEVLRLADVAAPEIGPEDVRIRVFATSVNRADILQRQGLYPPPPGASSILGLECAGEIIELGERVSGWRLGDRVMALLAGGGYAEEVAVHYGSVLPVPSGLSWEEAGAFPEVFLTAFLNLFLLGQVPDRGRALVHGGGSGVGTAATTLLKLRGVQVFVTAGGEEKCRRCRQHGADVAIDYRSQDFAEVIHEATDGRGVHVVLDHIGAKYLDGNLRSLAHDGRLVVIGLMGGAKAEINLAPLLTRRLSVIGSTLRTRSVQDKARIVAAFREQFGADLEAGRIRPVIDSVFPLERVADAHRRVQSSEHFGKVVLRVRA from the coding sequence ATGAAAGCCGTGGTTTGCGATCGCCCGGGCAACGAAGAGGTATTGCGCCTTGCGGACGTTGCAGCTCCGGAGATTGGTCCGGAAGACGTACGCATCCGAGTCTTTGCGACATCGGTGAACCGAGCGGATATTTTGCAGCGGCAAGGGCTGTACCCACCGCCACCAGGCGCATCGAGCATTTTAGGCTTGGAGTGTGCGGGAGAAATCATCGAGCTTGGGGAACGGGTGAGCGGGTGGCGGTTGGGCGATCGTGTCATGGCGTTGCTGGCGGGTGGGGGTTATGCGGAAGAGGTGGCGGTGCACTACGGTAGTGTCCTGCCGGTACCTTCCGGCTTGAGCTGGGAGGAAGCTGGAGCTTTTCCGGAGGTTTTCCTCACCGCATTCTTGAATTTGTTCTTGCTCGGACAAGTTCCCGATCGCGGTCGGGCACTGGTGCATGGCGGTGGGAGTGGCGTGGGCACTGCAGCCACTACCCTCCTCAAGCTTCGCGGCGTGCAAGTTTTCGTGACCGCGGGTGGGGAGGAAAAGTGCCGCCGTTGCCGCCAGCATGGTGCCGACGTGGCCATTGACTACCGAAGCCAGGACTTCGCGGAGGTCATCCATGAGGCCACGGATGGGCGGGGTGTCCATGTAGTTTTGGACCACATCGGTGCCAAGTATCTCGACGGCAATTTACGCTCGCTGGCTCATGACGGGCGCCTGGTCGTGATCGGGCTGATGGGAGGAGCAAAAGCGGAGATCAACCTCGCGCCTCTGCTGACCCGGAGGTTGAGTGTGATCGGATCCACGCTGCGTACCCGGTCCGTGCAAGACAAAGCTCGGATCGTGGCCGCTTTCCGGGAGCAGTTTGGTGCCGACCTCGAAGCCGGCCGGATTCGACCAGTGATTGACTCCGTGTTTCCACTCGAGCGGGTTGCCGACGCGCATCGCCGGGTACAGTCGAGCGAGCATTTCGGGAAGGTTGTCTTGCGGGTACGCGCTTGA
- a CDS encoding ATPase, whose protein sequence is MKTPNQQVQSFVHTFRRMRSELARAIVGYEEQLDLILTAFFAGGHVLIEGLPGTGKTLIVRCLGELLNLSFARVQFTIDLMPADITGTRILVDEDGRRHFRFEPGPLFTHVLLADEINRATPKTQSALLEAMAELQVTVGGQSYPLPRPFFVLATLNPIEMEGTYPLPEAQLDRFLFKVVLRYPSHDDLRLILSRTTGDSEAHLAPLFDAATAAEEIERLRALVRQVMAAPPIEAYAAALVRATVPAGSKFVPAGEAPLAPDEHVNRYVSFGASPRGGQALLLGAKVRALLDGRVHVTYDDVDAVAVPALSHRLVMNFAALAEGIEAGRLVENIVARARKLRS, encoded by the coding sequence ATGAAAACGCCGAACCAGCAGGTGCAGTCGTTCGTGCATACCTTCCGCCGCATGCGCTCGGAACTCGCGCGTGCGATCGTTGGTTACGAAGAGCAGCTCGATTTGATTCTGACTGCGTTTTTTGCCGGAGGTCACGTACTGATCGAAGGACTGCCGGGAACGGGCAAAACGCTGATCGTGCGCTGCCTCGGAGAACTGTTGAACCTCAGTTTCGCTCGCGTGCAGTTCACCATTGACTTGATGCCCGCGGATATTACCGGCACGCGGATCTTGGTGGATGAGGATGGGCGCCGGCACTTTCGTTTCGAGCCCGGTCCCTTGTTTACCCACGTCTTGTTGGCCGACGAGATCAATCGAGCCACACCGAAAACGCAATCGGCATTGCTGGAAGCCATGGCGGAGCTTCAGGTGACCGTAGGCGGGCAATCGTATCCGTTGCCCCGCCCGTTCTTCGTTTTGGCCACCCTCAACCCGATCGAAATGGAAGGCACGTATCCACTTCCAGAAGCTCAGCTCGATCGTTTTTTGTTCAAGGTCGTCCTGCGTTATCCTTCGCACGACGATCTACGGCTCATTCTCTCCCGCACGACCGGCGACAGCGAAGCGCATCTCGCCCCACTGTTCGACGCAGCCACCGCAGCCGAGGAAATCGAGCGGCTACGCGCATTGGTCCGCCAAGTCATGGCGGCACCGCCCATCGAAGCCTACGCCGCTGCGCTGGTGCGAGCCACGGTGCCCGCCGGTTCGAAATTCGTCCCTGCAGGCGAAGCCCCTCTCGCCCCCGATGAACACGTCAATCGCTACGTGAGCTTTGGGGCCAGCCCGCGTGGAGGCCAAGCGCTCCTCCTCGGTGCGAAAGTGCGCGCGCTGTTGGACGGCCGCGTGCATGTGACGTACGACGACGTAGACGCTGTGGCCGTACCTGCGTTGAGCCATCGCCTGGTGATGAACTTCGCCGCTCTGGCCGAGGGAATCGAGGCAGGGCGCCTCGTGGAAAATATTGTGGCCCGGGCCCGGAAGCTCAGGTCGTGA
- the rlmI gene encoding ribosomal RNA large subunit methyltransferase I, producing MQYPVLRLKPERERAVRQGHPWVFAGALSNPEAIAEPGQVVELRAADDSFLGYGTAHPGCTIAVRIFTRDREPLDTEFFARRLHDALALREPILRSGQTNAYRLVHGEGDRLPGFVVDVYGDTAVLQCLTAGAERLKHVMVETLHTLLPLRCIYERSTGAVRREEGLEDSHGPLWGVLPEMPLIIRENGLSFFVDVVTGQKTGFFLDQRDNRAIARDLAPAREVLNAFAYSGAFSVYAAAGGAARVVSVESSRRAASLIERHWVANELTTPHELVVDDVFTYLRNTSDAFDLIVLDPPALVKRRPELSRGTRAYYDLHTWALRRAKRGAWLLTFSCSQHVTLPWFAHTLERAAAVTGRTVQVARILGAALDHPTLIAHPEGQYLKGLLAHVR from the coding sequence ATGCAATATCCCGTGCTTCGACTAAAGCCCGAGCGCGAGCGAGCCGTGCGGCAGGGACACCCGTGGGTCTTCGCGGGCGCTCTTTCCAATCCGGAAGCGATCGCCGAACCCGGACAAGTCGTGGAGTTGCGTGCTGCCGACGACAGCTTTCTCGGCTACGGCACGGCCCATCCGGGCTGCACCATCGCAGTGCGCATCTTCACCCGCGATCGCGAGCCGCTCGACACCGAGTTTTTTGCTCGCCGCCTGCACGATGCACTTGCCCTACGCGAGCCAATCTTGCGCAGTGGGCAAACCAACGCCTATCGCCTCGTCCATGGCGAAGGCGATCGACTGCCGGGGTTCGTCGTGGATGTCTACGGCGATACCGCGGTGTTGCAGTGTCTGACCGCAGGTGCCGAGCGACTGAAGCATGTAATGGTGGAAACCCTGCACACGCTTCTGCCCTTGCGCTGTATTTACGAGCGCAGCACGGGCGCGGTGCGGCGCGAGGAGGGTCTGGAAGATTCTCATGGTCCTTTGTGGGGCGTACTGCCAGAAATGCCCCTGATCATCCGCGAAAACGGGCTGTCGTTTTTCGTCGATGTGGTCACGGGGCAAAAGACCGGATTTTTCCTCGACCAGCGCGACAATCGGGCAATAGCGCGAGACCTCGCACCCGCACGCGAAGTGCTCAATGCGTTTGCGTATTCCGGCGCGTTCTCGGTTTACGCCGCCGCCGGAGGAGCCGCGCGCGTAGTTTCCGTAGAAAGCTCGCGGCGCGCCGCCAGCCTCATCGAGCGGCACTGGGTCGCCAATGAACTGACGACACCCCACGAGTTGGTGGTGGACGACGTGTTTACGTACCTGCGCAACACCAGTGACGCATTCGACCTGATCGTTCTCGACCCTCCCGCCTTGGTCAAACGCCGGCCCGAACTTTCGCGGGGAACCCGTGCCTATTACGACCTCCACACTTGGGCGCTGCGGCGCGCCAAGCGAGGGGCCTGGTTGCTGACCTTCAGTTGCTCCCAACACGTCACCTTGCCGTGGTTTGCCCACACCCTAGAACGCGCCGCGGCAGTGACGGGACGAACCGTGCAAGTGGCCCGCATTCTTGGCGCCGCGCTCGATCACCCAACGTTGATTGCCCACCCGGAAGGCCAATACCTAAAAGGCCTCCTCGCGCACGTGCGGTAA